The nucleotide sequence TTTAATCTCCCGATTCTTATTTTCAAAGAAACGAACAGTAATGCCTTTCAACGGCTTTCCGCTCTGTAAATCTGTTACCAAAAGTTGATGTTCATTCGATGGTAGCGTACGGGCTATTACCGCCAACCGACTTATAACAAATAAATGGGTGACAGTTTCTGACATACCCGGCGAAGCTACTTCGCATTCATACAAGCCAGGTTCCAGAGCCGGAAGAGTGAATGATGTATCCTGTATCTGGTAAGTATTGGGTTGCGACAGGCTATAAACTTGCTGACGGACCATAACTCCCTTTTTCTCTTTCGTTTCTTTCAAATTGCCCGAAGACAGATAAGCTGTTTCCGGACGAATTAAGCTACGGTAAAGTGATATGGTAATACGGTTTAGGTTCTTTACCTTTAAATCTAATTTATTCACCGAGCCAGGATAGAAGGTTTTATTACCACTTATCTCCAGGCTGGGTTGTTCCATATAAGCCAGTTTGTTCTTTAAAACAGCAATTCTGTTATAAGATGGAAATGCGGCAACGCCTTCAGTGCATATGTGGTGAATGATTGTCCGGATGGAATCGCCGTTACCTGACTGATACATCTCTGATTCCAGTAAATTTATTTGTGCGATACGAATTTCTGTCGAAAAGTCATTGGTTTTATAGTGGTGCATTAAACTGTCAAGGGATGCGGCATAGGTTTGTCTTGATTCTTGATCGTCGTTTCCCTGGTTGCTATACTGTAGATAATCAAGCGCAACTAATAAAGAGGCTTTGGGGTTGGGATTGCTTTTCCTGAAATCGTTTAGCTCTCCGAACAATTGTTCGACTAACTGTTTTGTCCCATACAAATCTTCTGAATCTCCGAAATTACCCAATATACTAATACCCCGATGAGCCAGCAGATCAAACAAGGCTGGGCGAAGTTCAGGAGAATCCTCGCCTGTTTCCAGTATTTCCTTAAATGAAATCGAAGGCGTTTGTTGCAGCACATCGGCTGGAGTAAGAGAAGCCCTGATGTGCTCTTTTATTTTGCCGGCAAAGTGATTGCTAGTCCATTCGCGTATATCTTCAGGAATAAACCCTTCAACAGCCGTACGTCTGTCTATCCGGTAACGGTTATTGCCGTAGTATTCGCCGTACAGTTCGGCTATCATGGAATAAAGTATTGCTTTTGAAGCAGGATCAGTTTGCTTGTCGGCCAACTTTTCCGTTTCGCTTATCAGAGAAGGAAACAGCTCCTGATCCTTCTCCAGTTTGTCTTTAATCTGCTTAATGTGAGCTTTTATGACTTTGCCTTGCGATGAGGATTCAGATTTGTTTACAGTCACATTACTTATGAGTGCCAGATCAGCCTTTGTATAAATAAAAGCAGCAGGAATGCCACAAAGTAAAACAGCAGTTAAGAGAATTGACTTTATCTTCATATCATTCAGTTTATAGTATAACCATTATCAATACACTATAGATACAAAGAAAGGTCAAAAAGCTGTATGGGCCAACTAAATTTGTTGTAAATAGGTATCATTAATACATAAAAAAGGCATCCCCTATGAGATGCCTTTTTTATATTTAGATCTGAACTCCTTCTTCTTTTGCGATTTCATCACTGGTGGGAGTGATTAGTTTGTATCCTTTACCGTGGATGTTGATGATTTCGATTCCCGGATCATCCTTAAGTAATTTACGAAGTTTGGTGATGTAAACATCCATACTACGTGCATTGAAGTAATTATCATCTACCCAGATGGTCTTCAGCGCATAGTTACGTTCCAGAATTTCATTTGCATGAGCGCAAAGCAAGCTAAGCAATTCACATTCTTTGGTTGTTAGCTTTGTTGCTTTATCACCAATGGTCAGCGTTTGTTTTTGTGTGTCAAACAAGAAACTTCCTAAACGGTAGAAAGGAATATCTTTCAGTTTCTTTCCCTTAACACGACGAAGAATAGCTTCGATACGAAGCAACAACTCTTCCATGCTGAAAGGCTTTGTTAAATAGTCGTCCGCACCAATTTTAAATCCTTCCAAAATATCTTCCTTCATCGTTTTAGCAGTCAGGAAGATAACAGGGATATCCGGATTAAGAGCTCTGATTTCCTGCGCTAGCGTGAAACCATCTTTCTTGGGCATCATAACGTCCAGTACACATAAATCGTATTTGCCTTTTGTAAAGCCCTTGTAGCCAGCTTCTCCATCGGAGAAAAGATCAGTAACATACCCTTTTGCCTGTAAGTATTCTCTTAAAAGCATTCCTAAATTTTCGTCGTCTTCGCAAAAGAAGATCTTTAGTTTTTCTTCCATAACTAACTTTTTATAAGCGGTAAAGTAATAATAAATTTAGTTCCTACATTAATTTCACTGTCGGCGCGAATGCTGCCGTTGTGATCTTCAATAATTTTACGAACATAAGCAAGACCCAGTCCGAATCCCTTTACGTCGTGTACATTGCCGGTAGGCACGCGGAAGAACCGGTCGAAAACCTTCTTCACGTACTCTTTCTTAATACCTACCCCGTTGTCTTCAATAGAAATCATCAGCTTTCCATTTTCATTCCATGTTCGGGCCATCAATTCAAGTGGAACATCCGGGCGGCGGTATTTAACCGCGTTATCCATCAGATTGAAAAGTACATTGGTGATGTGCATTTCGTCCACATAGATGCTCGACTCTACAGCCTGTAAATCAATATCGATTGATCCTCCATACTTCTCCACTTTAAGTGTGAAAGTATGGGCTATGTTAACTACCAAATCGTTGGCATCTACCTCTTTCAGCTTAAGGGCAGCCTTTTGCCTTTCGAAAAGAGACATCTGCAACACTTTTTCCACAAGGAATCCAAGTCGTTTTGTTTCGTCGTTAATTACGCCGGAGATATGTTTAAACACATCCGGGCTTTTGGTTATATCCGAATCCTTTAACATCTGCGCCGCAAGCGAGATGGTCGAGACAGGCGTTTTGAGCTCATGCGTCATGTTGTTGATAAAGTCGTTTTTCATTTCCGAAAGTTTCTTCTGACGGAAAACGATGTACATTGTAAACACGAAAGTTATCAACAGAATAAGAGAAAATATAACCGAAGGAACCAAAAAAGTTACTGAGCTGGAGATATAATCATCCTTGGTAGGGAAGTATACCCGCAGAAAGTTTTGCTTCGATGGCGGATCGTTGGGGAAAAGCACCTGGGTAATTACTTCGGATGCAATCCGGTCTTTCTGTATGTCGTCGCTCTGGTAAACCACCGTACCGTTTTTATCTATTACCGAAAATTGGTAAGGTAGATTAAGTCCATTGTTGAGGAATTCGGCTTTCATGTAGTTATTCAGTTTTTTAAAGTCCACCCGTTCCTGGATAGGCTTTAAGCTGGATGTGTACAACATGTTCAGAATAACTTCTTTGATGAGCTCCTGTTGGTATTGATAACGTTCTTTCAACGTTTTCTGCAAATCGCGCGAAGTATTTACAATGTTGTTTGCAGACGATTGGCGCGGATTTGACGGTACAGATTGTATACGGCTTGTATATTCACCTCTCTGAATGATGGATACGGCTCCGTTGGAGTCGGAAATCTGAAGCTGGTATTTCTCCTGATTAATTACCTGTCCAAGGCTCTGTGCATCCTGTGTGTTCTGAAAGACAAAGCTATTTTGATCGCGTCGGATATCTTCTTCCAGGTATTTCTTTGTTTCGTCAAGTTCCAGATTTTTTGATACCTCGAGCAGACTTCTTTTTGCCGTTTCATTAAACTGGTCGTTGCTAGTCTTTAATATAATGCTTACGTAGGTTACCTGCAGATAAAGCAGACCACCAAATGCAAAAACCATGACCAATGCAAGCAACCAGATAGTAGACTTCCTCATATCAGAATTTTTCTCTTTTATAGGAAACAAATAAAGCGCCTTTTAGTTTAATATTTACACAAAAAAGATAAAAATATGAGGCGCAAATGTTTAAAAACATTTATATGTTATCAATGAGTTCCCTTGTTTTTAAGTAAAATAATGCGAAATCAGGGCTGGATTAAGTTAAAACCAAGGCTTGTGCTGGTTATATCCAGACCGTCCGACGATTGGTGACCGAGCGTCCGACGTATGTAGCAAGAGCGTCCCACAAATGTCGGACGCTCTTGCTACATACGTCGGACGGTTTAGATATCGCTATGCCGACTCTTAGTATACACAGGTTTATATTATAAAATAAGTGTGCCTTTTCCTTGACGGAGAATTTCGAATGAATCGGAAGTGCAATCAACAACAGTAGAAGCGACCGTGTCGCCGAATCCGCCGTCGATAACTACATCTACTTCAGATTCATATTTTTCATGAATAAGTTCCGGGTCGGTGGTGTATTCTATCACATCATCCTCGTCGTGAACGGATGTAGTGAGGATTGGATTACCAAGTTGTTTCACAAGCTCGCGGATAATGTTGTTGTCTGGTACACGAATACCAACCTCTTTCCGGTTTTTATAAATCTTGGGAAGTTCGCTGCTTGTGGGTAAAATGAACGTGAAAGGGCCAGGCAAATGCCTTTTCATTAGTTTGAATGTGGTGTTACTAACTTTGGCATATTCGCTGATGTTACTCAAATCGTAGCAAATAATTGAAAGATTGCTCTTTTGCGGGTTTATCCCTTTCATCCGGCAAATTTTTTCGACAGCACGCACATTCAGCGCATCGCACCCAATAGCATAAACTGTGTCGGTAGGATAAATAATCAGTCCCCCGTCCTTAAGCACTTCAATAACCTTGTCTATTTCCTTTAAGTTCGGATTTTCAGGATAAATTTTGATTAACATAGCCGAATATTTAATGCCACCCCCTGAGGGGTGGCTGTTTGTTATCCGTAGATAATATTACCATTTTCGTCGGTATAGTCTTCCATACCGGCACTGTATTGGTTCATCGCACGAAGGCTCATACCCATACTTGAGAATCCACCGTCGTGAAACAGATTTTGCATTGTAACCTTGCGGGTAAGATCCGAAAATAAGGTAACACAGTAATCAGCACATTCGTCGGCCGTAGCATTACCCAGAGGCGACATTTTATCCGAAAAGTCGAGCAAGTGTTCCATCCCCTTTACACCACTACCAGCAGTTGTCACCGTAGGCGATTGAGAGATAGTGTTAATACGTACTCCTCTTTCGCGACCGTAAATGTAACCAAAGCTACGGGCTATAGATTCAAGCAATGATTTTGCGTCGGCCATGTCGTTGTAACCAAAGAATGTACGCTGTGAAGCTACATAACTAAGTGCCACAACAGAGCCGCCTTCGGCAATTGCGTCTTGTTTCTTTGCTACCTGAAGCATCTTATGAAACGAAACAGCAGAAATATCCAATGTTTTATCCAACATATCGTAATCTAAATCGTCGTATGTACGTTTTTTGCGTACGTTTGGGCTCATGCCAATTGAATGAAGTACAAAATCTATTTTACCTCCCAATATTTCAACAGACTTGGCAAATACTGTTTCCAGATCAGCCACACTTGTTGCGTCGGCCGGAATAACTTCCGCATTTAATTTTTTAGATAAGGCATCCACCTCTCCCATACGCACAGCAACAGGTGTATTGCTCAATGTAATAATCGCACCCTCTTCTACGGCTCTTTCTGCTACCTTCCACGCGATAGACATGTCGTTCAGCGCACCAAAAATGATACCCCTTTTGCCTTTTAATAAATTGTGACTCATACCTACTTCTATTTAAAATATGGCACAAAAGTAAATAAAATGTGCAATATAAACAACCTTATTCTCTGAAATACACTCTTTTTACTCTCGGCGAGATTGAAGTAAGTATTTCGTAACTAATTGTTTCCAGTGTGTCCGACAATTCGGATACAGGTAACTCGTCTCCGAAAATCAAAGCCGAATCTCCTTCATTTACTTCGATATCTGTTACATCAATCATACAGGTGTCCATGCAAATATTGCCTATAGTCGGGCATCTTTTACCGTTAATTATTACCTGACCAGCCCCGTTTCCAAGGTGACGGTCCAGACCATCTGCATATCCGATTGGAATAATGGCTATACGTGAATCACGCTTAACATAGCTTTTGCGGCTATAACCGATCGAATCGCCGGCCGGAACATCCTGTATCTGCAGTATAGTTGTTTTAAGTGTACTAACATTGCGCAGGCCTTTCTGACCGCTGGCACTCACTCCGTACAACCCAATTCCCAATCTTACCATGTCCATTTGATAGTCGGGGAATCTTTCGATTCCGGCCGAATTAAGGATATGTTTAAGTACTTGGTACTCCAATCCCTTTTCCAGTTCGGCAGCTGCTTTCTGGAACGTTTTTATCTGTTGTTGGGTAAAATCGTCGAATACGGAGGAATCGCTTCCCGCCAAATGCGAGAATACAGAGCGGACAGCCACTCCGCTTTGCAATTTAAGATATTCGCAGATAGCAGGAATATCCTTAGGTTGGAATCCCAGCCGGTGCATACCTGTATCTATCTTTAAATGTATAGGATAAGAGGTTATTCCTCTACGATCGGTTTCCTTAATCATGGCTTCCAGCAACCTGAAACTGTAAATTTCGGGTTCCAGCTGGTTTTCAAATAAAGCGTTAAAGCTGCCAAACTCGGGATTCATCACAATTATGGGAATGGATATACCCGCGTGACGAAGATCGGCTCCCTCGTCGGCAACAGCTACCGCCACATAATCGCAACGATGATCCTGTAAAGTTTTAGCCAGTTCGAAAGAACCTGCTCCGTAACCAAACGCCTTTACCATGCAAATCATCTTCGTTTCCGGCTTAAGTCTGGAGCGGTAGTAATTGAAGTTATGTACTATGGCATCAAGATTTACTTCCAGAATGGTTTCATGTACTTTCTTTTCAAGCAGTTCGGTAATCCGTTCGAAGTGGAACCGTCTGGATCCCTTTATTAATATAAGTTCGTTATTAAATTTCTTAAATGAAGGCGACAGGATAAAATCCTCCGTAGTAGGATAAAATTCTTTTTGCATTTCGAAAAAAGAGCCGAATTCGCGGAGATCCCTTCCTATACCTATTATCCGGTCTATCTTCTTACGTCGTACAAGGTCAGCTACTTTTTTATAAAGCGACTTGGGAAGTGTTCCCGACTGTAGAATATCCGACAGAATAAGTGTACGTTTCAGCCCGTTATCAACCTGTCTTGTCTGAAGAAAGTCCAATGCAATACCCAAAGAATTTATGTCGGAATTGTACGAGTCGTTTATAAGCAGACAGTTGTTTATGCCTTGTTTAACCTCAAGTCGCATGGCAACTGGTTCGAGATGAAGGAAACGATCCTCGTTGTTCACACTGGTTGGTTTAAGAAAAAGCATAAGAGCCATACAGTGAATAACGTTTTCAATAGAGGCGTCGTCTGTAAATGGAATCACATATTTTCGGTTGTATCCCAATAAAGTACAATGAATGATAGTCTGATTTTCTTTCTTTTCTATTGACTTTATAAAAAGCGGCGATTCAGAGTCGGTACGACTCCATGCGATTGCTTTGTGAGACAAACAGGCAGCTTCAATACAATTGGAGATAAACGCATTGTCGCCATCGTAAATGATGGCTTCGCTGTCTACAAACAATTGCAGCTTTTCAAGACATTTTTGTCTTGTCGAAATAAAGTTTTCCTGATGTGCTTCACCAATATTTGTAATAATCCCGATGGTGGGAGCAATAATTGGCTGCAATCGTTCCATCTCATCCGGCTGGGAAATGCCTGCTTCAAATATACCCAATGTGTGTTTTGGATTAATCTGCCATACAGACAGAGGTACGCCCAGTTGAGAGTTGAAGCTGCGAGGCGAACGAACAATGTTGAATTCTGTATGCAAAAGCTGATATAGAAATTCTTTAACGATTGTTTTACCATTACTTCCGGTAATACCTATAACAGGAATGTCAAATTTCTTTCTGTGATGGATTGCTAATTGCTGAAGAGCCCGCAGGGGGTCTTTAACCAGCAGAAAGTTCGCATCTGTTAAGTTGGCAAACTCTGGAGCCATTTCGCTTACTACAAAGTTCCGAACACGAAGCTTGTATAATTCGGGGATATATTTATGTCCGTCGTTCGTTTTGGTTTTAAGTGCAAAGAACAAACTCTGTTCCGGAAATGAAACTGTCCGGCTATCTGTAAGCAGAATTGTTATCGCGTCGTCGTGCAATTCATTACCCTTGGCACCGATAATTTTAGCAACCTCTTTAATTGAGTATTCCATTTTATTTCAATTTAGACTTCAACGCTCTTATTTCGTTTTGTGTATCAAAGGACGGTATTTTCTTCGTAATATGTTCTATTTTTAACAAAGTTTGAACGATAAATTTCTTGTATGCTTCGCTGTCTGGCTGAAACGGCTTGTGATTCATGGCTTTCTGTATTTCGTCCCATTCTTTCATGATTTTCTGGGTCTCGGAAGTCATAAAGCTTGAAGCAAAACGTTCCCATATATAATGTATTGCTAGTGGTGAAGGATGCACCATGTCTTCAGCATAGAAGCGATAGTCACGCAGTTCATCCAGCATAATTTCGTAAGCGGGGAAATAAGACGTTTGTTCAGGAAACGAGGCTTGAAGTTGTTCGACTGCCAGTAATAAAGTAGCTTTACTAATCTGATTGCCGTGAGCTCCGTCTTTAAGATGCCGGATCGGACTAATGGTGAAAATGATATGCAGGTTGGAATTAAACTTTGTAATCTTGTTGATAAGATTTGTCCAGGTGGAAACAATGCTTTCAACAGATAATAATTCCCGTTTAAAAAGTTTGTCAGGTAATTTGTGGCAATTAGCTACGATTCTGTTGTTTTCCTTTAACCTATAAACATAAGCACTTCCAAAGGTTATAAAAAGAAATGAGCTTTCTTTCAAGTGTTCGCAAGCTTTGTATACCTTGGTGTTAATTTGATTGAGGCATTGTTCTTTATCAATAGATGAAAACCGGCTATGATGATCAAAACTGTGAAAGCAACCTTCATGCTTGAACAAATCGGCGGCATCATATTGTTTTCTATCTAATAGAGACTGAATGGCTGATGCTACGGATAGCGGATTATACAACGTGCCAAATGGATTGGTTTCCGAAAGAAATTTATATTCTTCCAGTTTCTTTCCTATGTTTTCGGCAAAACAAGAGCCCAATAATACCATTTTCTTTGAGTGGGATCCTTGTGTAGCATATGTAGAAAGTAATATGGGGGTGCTGAATTCCATGATATAAAGGTGTGTATAAATTATTGCGTAAGCAAAGTTATATTATATGCTCTTAATTCTATACATTTGCATCAAAAAAATTCCAGAGATGGCTTCTAGCAATGAAGAGTGCATATTAAACAAGATAAATTCTCCGGCCGACCTGCGTGCCTTGCCTTCCGGAAAATTAGAACAGGTATGTGCCGAACTGCGTCAATATATAATCGATGTTTTATCTGAAAATCCAGGACATCTTGGGGCAAGTTTGGGTACCGTTGAATTAACAGTTGCCTTGCATTATGTATTTAATACACCAGACGATCGCGTCCTTTGGGATGTGGGTCACCAGGCGTATGGGCATAAGATCCTAACGGGGAGACGGGATGAGTTTCATACGCTCCGTAAATTTAAAGGGATTAGTGGATTTCCTAATCCGGCAGAAAGTAAATATGATGCATTTATTGCAGGCCACGCTTCCAACTCCATATCCGCCGCACTTGGAATGTCGGTGGCTTCATTAATAAAGGGAGAGGATAATCGCCATGTCGTGGCAGTTATTGGCGACGGAGCGATGACGGGTGGTTTGGCTTTTGAGGCATTGAATAATGCTTCATCGGATCCTAACAATCTGCTTATTATTTTAAATGATAATAATATGGCTATCGACCATAGTGTTGGTGCCCTTAGTGAATATCTGGTGAATATTACAACAAGCCAGACATATAATAAGATGCGTTACGATGTGTATCGCGGCTTGCGTAAACTTAATCTGATATCAGAAGATCGAAGAGGTAGTATTCTTCGGTTCAATAACAGTCTGAAGGCTTTGATTACGCAACAACATAACCTTTTCGAGGGATTTAGTATCCGTTACTTCGGTCCCATGGATGGGCATGATGTAAATTATATGGTAAAGGTGCTCAATGATATTAAGGATATGAAGGGCCCCAAACTTTTACATATTCGAACTGTTAAAGGAAAAGGGTTTAAACCAGCTGAAGAGTCAGCCACAGAATGGCATGCTCCTGGTAAATTCAATAAAGAAACTGGCGTACGGATTGTTGCTTGTAAAACGGATGAACCTCCTTTGTTTCAGGATGTATTCGGGCATACTCTTGTAGAGCTGGCAGCTAAGGATGAACGTATTGTTGGAGTTACTCCGGCAATGCCAACCGGATGTTCGATGTCTTACATGATGAAAGAGTTCCCGAAACGGGCTTTCGATGTGGGAATTGCCGAAGCGCATTCGGTAACTTTCTCGGCCGGTATGGCAAAAGAAGGAATGATTCCTTTCTGTAATGTCTATTCCTCCTTTATGCAACGAGCCTACGATCAGTTGATTCATGATGTGGCTATTCAAAAGTTGCACATGGTTCTTTGCCTCGATCGCGGTGGTCTGGTAGGCGAAGACGGGGCTACGCATCACGGAGTATTTGATTTGGCTTACATGCGTCCAATACCAAATCTGGTGATTGCTTCACCGTTGGATGAACACGACTTGCGCAACCTGATGTTTACTGGTTATAAATATGATGGACCTTTTGTTATTCGTTATCCTCGAGGTAGGGGCGTTTTGATTGACTGGCGAAATGAAATGAAACAATTGCCTGTCGGAAAGGGACGTAAACTCCGTGACGGCACCGATCTTGCTATCCTTTCTATTGGTGCGATTGGTAATGATGTTCGCAAAGCAATTGAGATAGTAGCAGAAAAAGGAATTTCGATAGCTCATTATGATATGATTTACCTCAAACCGATAGATGAAAGTCTATTGCATGAGGTGGGGCAGAAGTTTTCCAAAGTGATTACTGTAGAAAACGGCGTGATTCAAGGAGGATTGGGGAGCGCAGTTCTTGAGTTTATGTCCGATAACGGATATATGCCTCAGGTTAAAAGAATTGGCATTCCTGATAAATTTATTGAACATGGCTCTGTTCCTGAATTGAACAGACTATGTGGCATGGACACGGAGAGCATTGCAGAATGTATCCGTTCGTTTGTGTTGCTTAAGCGGAGTAAGTGAATGTTTAGTGGTTTGCTTAAATAAGACTTTTATAATAATTCTATGAAAATTGTCATTGCCGGGGCAGGCGAGGTGGGAACTCATTTAGCCAAAATGTTGTCGCAGGAAAACCAAGATATTATCTTGATGGACCCAAATGAGGAACGCTTGAAATTTACCAATAACATGGAAGTTTTAGCGATGGTTGGAAATCCTACTTCCTTAAGAGATTTAGAAGATGCGGGAATAAAGAATGCAGATTTGTTTGTAAGTGTAACACCCGAAGAGCCTACAAATATTACAGCTTGTATGTTGGCTCATAGTCTTGGGGCTCATAAAACATTTGCACGTATTAATAATTACGAATATCTTCTGCCCAAAAACAAAGAGCTTTTTGAAAAGCTGGGGATTAGTTCAATGATTTATCCCGAAATGCTTGCAGCAAAAGAAATTGTAACAGCGGTTCAGCGTCCATGGACACGCCAGTACTGGGAATTGTTCGGTGGTATACTTATTCTTATCGGAGTGAAAGTAAGAGATAACGCACCGATTGTAAACAAAAAACTGACAGAGCTTAATCTTTCTCAGAAACTGTATCACATTGTTGCTATTAAAAGAAAAAATGAAACAATAATTCCTCGTGGTACCGACCATATAGAGTCGGGCGACATCGTATTCTTTACCACTACCCGCGAACACGTTAAAGATGTTCAGATCCAGGCAGGAAAGACAGACCCGGAAGTGAAAAAGGTAATAATTATGGGAGGAAGCCGTATAGCTCTCCGTACCTGTCAGTATTTGCCAAGTAATATCCGGGTAAAAGTTATCGAAACGAACAAGGAAAAGAGTCAGCGTATTGCAGAAATTGTTCCGGGAAATGTATTGATCATTAACGGAGACGGACGTGATACAGATTTGTTGATTCAGGAAGGAATAAAAGATGCTCAGGCATTTATAGCTCTTACCGAAAATGCCAGCACGAATATTCTGGCTTGTCTTGCAGCCAAGCGTTTTGGCGTTTATAAGACGATTGCCAAAGTAGAAAATATAGACTATATTCCACTTGCAGAAAGTCTGGACATTGGAACAATTATCAACAAAAAGTTAATTGCAGCAAGTCATATTTATCAGTTCTTACTGGATGCAGACGTTTCGAATGTAAAATGCCTGACATTTGCGAATGCAGATGTTGCAGAACTGGTGGCGCGTCCAAATTCAAAGATTACAAAAAAACAAGTCCGCGATTTAAAGTTGCCTAAAGATATTACCCTTGGGGGATTAATCAGGGATGGTAAGCCGATGATGATCGATGGAGATACGCATATTCAGTCATTCGATCACGTGGTTGTTTTTTGTCTGGATACTGCTATGCGTAAGGTGGAAGAGTTTTTTAATTAATCTTTTGAGTTGATAATATGTCTCAATTGAATATTCAATTTATATTGAAAATGCTGGGATTGATGTTTATCCTGGAATTTTTGTTTGTATTAGTTGCAGTTGCGGTTGCAATGTTTTACGGAGGAGATGATGTTTACCCATTGTTGCAAACCGGTGGAATTATGCTTGTTTCCGGATTGGTTTTATACTTTATTGGTTTTCGTGCAAATGAGCGTGCTGCCGGAAGAAGAGAAGGAATGATTACTGTTACCCTAACATGGGGATTGTTATCTTTTTTAGGAATGCTTCCTTTTACCTTAGGAGGTTATATCACAAATCCAGCCGATGCTTATTTTGAAACAATGTCAGGATTTACTACAACAGGAGCAACTATTCTTAAAGATATTGAAGCTCTTCCGAAAGGAATTTTGTTTTGGCGAAGTCTGATTCAGTGGCAGGGAGGTGTAGGAATGATTGTGTTTACTGTGGCTCTAATGCCTATTTTTGGCGGAGGTGCTTCCCAATTGTTTGATGCAGAATCTGCCAGTATAACACACGATCGCTTTAGACCGCGTATTACTCAGGTGGCCAAAAGATTGTGGGGGGTCTATGTACTGCTAACAGCTATATTGACGGTTTTACTCTGGGCTGGTCCGATGGACCTTTTCGATGCGATCTGTCATTCATTTACAACACTGGCGACAGGAGGCTATTCAACCAAAAATGCAAGTGTTGCCCATTGGAATTCTCCTTATGTGGAGTATATGATTACAGCATTTATGTTCGTTGGAGCAGTCAACATAACTTTATTCTATTATCTGCTTAAAGGAAACTATAAGAAATTAATTTTTGATGAAGAATTAAGATGGTTTTTCTTTATAGTTTTAACTGCGATAACTGTCGCAACTGGATGGGTTTATTTTAACGGATTTGAACCTGGATTTGAACCCTCTTTTCGCAAAGCTGCTTTTCAGGTAATGACTTGTGTTACTACAACGGGGTTTTTTACAGCAGATTATATTCCATGGGGACCTTTTTTCTGGTTATTGGCCCTTTTGTTAATGATTATATGCGGATGCTCCGGTTCTACTGTCGGAGGATTAAAAACGGGGCGATTTGTTATTCTTGTAAAGAGCCTGTTAAACGAATTCA is from uncultured Macellibacteroides sp. and encodes:
- a CDS encoding HAMP domain-containing sensor histidine kinase, which produces MRKSTIWLLALVMVFAFGGLLYLQVTYVSIILKTSNDQFNETAKRSLLEVSKNLELDETKKYLEEDIRRDQNSFVFQNTQDAQSLGQVINQEKYQLQISDSNGAVSIIQRGEYTSRIQSVPSNPRQSSANNIVNTSRDLQKTLKERYQYQQELIKEVILNMLYTSSLKPIQERVDFKKLNNYMKAEFLNNGLNLPYQFSVIDKNGTVVYQSDDIQKDRIASEVITQVLFPNDPPSKQNFLRVYFPTKDDYISSSVTFLVPSVIFSLILLITFVFTMYIVFRQKKLSEMKNDFINNMTHELKTPVSTISLAAQMLKDSDITKSPDVFKHISGVINDETKRLGFLVEKVLQMSLFERQKAALKLKEVDANDLVVNIAHTFTLKVEKYGGSIDIDLQAVESSIYVDEMHITNVLFNLMDNAVKYRRPDVPLELMARTWNENGKLMISIEDNGVGIKKEYVKKVFDRFFRVPTGNVHDVKGFGLGLAYVRKIIEDHNGSIRADSEINVGTKFIITLPLIKS
- a CDS encoding bifunctional UDP-N-acetylmuramoyl-tripeptide:D-alanyl-D-alanine ligase/alanine racemase gives rise to the protein MEYSIKEVAKIIGAKGNELHDDAITILLTDSRTVSFPEQSLFFALKTKTNDGHKYIPELYKLRVRNFVVSEMAPEFANLTDANFLLVKDPLRALQQLAIHHRKKFDIPVIGITGSNGKTIVKEFLYQLLHTEFNIVRSPRSFNSQLGVPLSVWQINPKHTLGIFEAGISQPDEMERLQPIIAPTIGIITNIGEAHQENFISTRQKCLEKLQLFVDSEAIIYDGDNAFISNCIEAACLSHKAIAWSRTDSESPLFIKSIEKKENQTIIHCTLLGYNRKYVIPFTDDASIENVIHCMALMLFLKPTSVNNEDRFLHLEPVAMRLEVKQGINNCLLINDSYNSDINSLGIALDFLQTRQVDNGLKRTLILSDILQSGTLPKSLYKKVADLVRRKKIDRIIGIGRDLREFGSFFEMQKEFYPTTEDFILSPSFKKFNNELILIKGSRRFHFERITELLEKKVHETILEVNLDAIVHNFNYYRSRLKPETKMICMVKAFGYGAGSFELAKTLQDHRCDYVAVAVADEGADLRHAGISIPIIVMNPEFGSFNALFENQLEPEIYSFRLLEAMIKETDRRGITSYPIHLKIDTGMHRLGFQPKDIPAICEYLKLQSGVAVRSVFSHLAGSDSSVFDDFTQQQIKTFQKAAAELEKGLEYQVLKHILNSAGIERFPDYQMDMVRLGIGLYGVSASGQKGLRNVSTLKTTILQIQDVPAGDSIGYSRKSYVKRDSRIAIIPIGYADGLDRHLGNGAGQVIINGKRCPTIGNICMDTCMIDVTDIEVNEGDSALIFGDELPVSELSDTLETISYEILTSISPRVKRVYFRE
- a CDS encoding L-threonylcarbamoyladenylate synthase, producing the protein MLIKIYPENPNLKEIDKVIEVLKDGGLIIYPTDTVYAIGCDALNVRAVEKICRMKGINPQKSNLSIICYDLSNISEYAKVSNTTFKLMKRHLPGPFTFILPTSSELPKIYKNRKEVGIRVPDNNIIRELVKQLGNPILTTSVHDEDDVIEYTTDPELIHEKYESEVDVVIDGGFGDTVASTVVDCTSDSFEILRQGKGTLIL
- a CDS encoding SDR family oxidoreductase; its protein translation is MSHNLLKGKRGIIFGALNDMSIAWKVAERAVEEGAIITLSNTPVAVRMGEVDALSKKLNAEVIPADATSVADLETVFAKSVEILGGKIDFVLHSIGMSPNVRKKRTYDDLDYDMLDKTLDISAVSFHKMLQVAKKQDAIAEGGSVVALSYVASQRTFFGYNDMADAKSLLESIARSFGYIYGRERGVRINTISQSPTVTTAGSGVKGMEHLLDFSDKMSPLGNATADECADYCVTLFSDLTRKVTMQNLFHDGGFSSMGMSLRAMNQYSAGMEDYTDENGNIIYG
- a CDS encoding response regulator transcription factor — translated: MEEKLKIFFCEDDENLGMLLREYLQAKGYVTDLFSDGEAGYKGFTKGKYDLCVLDVMMPKKDGFTLAQEIRALNPDIPVIFLTAKTMKEDILEGFKIGADDYLTKPFSMEELLLRIEAILRRVKGKKLKDIPFYRLGSFLFDTQKQTLTIGDKATKLTTKECELLSLLCAHANEILERNYALKTIWVDDNYFNARSMDVYITKLRKLLKDDPGIEIINIHGKGYKLITPTSDEIAKEEGVQI